In one window of Syngnathus scovelli strain Florida chromosome 20, RoL_Ssco_1.2, whole genome shotgun sequence DNA:
- the ndufaf7 gene encoding protein arginine methyltransferase NDUFAF7, mitochondrial encodes MTRLCASKTHQLIRLIHPVSPVRPVRWPVASTRFWSSSSSCSEEDASGSTMLRHLTSKIKATGPISVAEYMREALTNPVMGYYVKKNMLGADGDFITSPEISQIFGELLGVWVVSEWIAAGRPKQLQLVELGPGKGSLASDVLRVFAQLQPVLSAASVSLHLVEVSPVLSRLQAQTLVGTADEVVQEGRPVYRHGQTAAGLPVSWYRRLEDIPAGFSVFLAHEFFDALPIHKFQRTERGWREVMVDVDHERPGRLRFVLAPSPTLASNTLVQADESRDHVEVCAEGGVIIQQLARRVSKHGGAALIADYGHDGTKTDTFRGFKGHSLHHVLASPGCADLTADVDFSYVRRVAGKGVACLGPLSQKNFLKNMGIDVRMEVLLKNSDQSTREQLQSSYEALTDGAKMGERFLFFGLLHPSRLAQPKMATGLKLEKRSPAPPPVAGFTELQFA; translated from the exons ATGACGCGCCTTTGTGCTTCCAAAACACATCAGCTGATCAGGTTGATTCATCCTGTCAGTCCAGTGCGACCAG TGCGTTGGCCAGTAGCAAGCACCAGATTTTGGAGCTCCTCATCTTCTTGCTCGGAGGAGGACGCCAGCGGATCCACCATGCTGCGGCACTTGACATCCAAAATCAAAGCCACCGGGCCCATTTCCGTGGCCGAATACATGAGGGAAGCGCTCACCAACCCCGTCATG GGATATTATGTGAAGAAGAACATGCTGGGAGCTGATGGAGACTTCATCACATCGCCGGAGATTAGTCAGATCTTTGGAGAG CTGTTGGGCGTGTGGGTGGTCAGCGAGTGGATCGCGGCGGGTCGGCCCAAACAGCTCCAGCTGGTGGAACTAGGACCCGGGAAAGGATCTTTGGCCAGCGACGTTCTCCGG GTTTTTGCTCAGCTCCAGCCAGTGCTGAGCGCAGCTTCGGTGTCGCTACACTTGGTGGAGGTGAGCCCGGTTCTGAGTCGTCTGCAGGCTCAGACTCTGGTCGGGACCGCCGACGAAGTCGTGCAGGAGGGCCGGCCCGTTTACAGACACGGCCAAACCGCCGCTGGCCTGCCCGTGTCCTGGTACCGCCGCTTGGAGGACATCCCGGCTG GTTTCAGCGTGTTTCTGGCGCACGAGTTCTTTGACGCGCTGCCCATACACAAGTTCCAG CGGACAGAGCGAGGCTGGCGTGAGGTCATGGTGGACGTGGACCACGAGCGGCCGGGCCGGCTGAGGTTCGTTCTGGCGCCGTCGCCCACCTTGGCCTCCAACACGCTGGTGCAG GCTGATGAAAGTCGGGACCACGTGGAGGTGTGCGCCGAGGGCGGCGTCATCATCCAGCAGCTGGCGCGACGGGTCTCCAAGCACGGCGGGGCGGCGCTGATCGCCGACTACGgccacgacggcaccaagacggACACCTTCCGG GGGTTCAAAGGTCACAGTCTCCACCACGTCCTGGCGTCTCCCGGCTGCGCCGACCTCACGGCAGACGTGGATTTTAGCTACGTGCGGCGCGTGGCGGGGAAGGGCGTGGCCTGCTTGGGACCGCTGTCTCAGAAGAACTTCCTGAAGAACATGGGCATAGACGTACGCATGGAG GTCCTGCTGAAAAACAGCGACCAGTCCACCAGGGAGCAGCTGCAAAGCAGCTACGAGGCACTGACGGACGGCGCCAAGATGGGCGAGCGCTTCCTCTTCTTCGGCTTGCTGCACCCGAGCCGCCTGGCCCAGCCCAAGATGGCCACCGGGCTCAAGCTGGAAAAGAGGTCTCCGGCGCCGCCGCCTGTCGCCGGCTTCACTGAGCTCCAATTTGCCTGA
- the cebpz gene encoding CCAAT/enhancer-binding protein zeta isoform X1, with the protein MAAKNKHRKKFNPSKKGINQSEDNNMEEDSDDERDNQTEMVDNRHQAEPDEFNLEEVLRLGGTKADYILLANLDESNVLVDGGKQGAIDDLEEGELEKFIINLGVRNFTNLQIVPDETEEKAVQKKETKTSKAEKPAEGKASKPQQKPSQEQKKTKKGKAAATSVKRAKQNVFEFHQRTILLIRPGGKWHDLEYCAEGSTVAQDPALVSSYKTLAQRLYETEVALYKNKKNLQKGANSAWMKTVVSAGVLADRMAAMTVLIQDAPVHMLEHVENLVSMVKKKGNRRMGLMALDTVRELFLSDLLPENRKLRPFDQRPFDKLEELASGNRDARDRRLILWYFEHHLKHHVAEFVAALDVVAHDTVAATKAKALATVHELLCQRPEQERALLVQLVNKLGDPEYKMAAKASHLLETLLHQHPNMKAVVCCEVERLMFRSNISAKAQYYAICFLSQVHLSLEEDALATKLIAIYFSFFRTCVGKKEVESKMLSALLSGVNRAYPYTSRGDEKVKEQMDTLFKVVHLVKFNTAVQALMLLFQVMDSQQSVSDRYYVALYRKLLDASLSTSTHQNMFLNLLYKSLKADTVLRRVKAFIKRLLQVSADQGADFACGALFLVSEVMRDKPGLKTLLQEAGDGEEAFKDLPEEKGPEDDDEERFADADKMEDVTPSVQEIKLAPSWVHHQNLEGAKQVQTTYDPLHRNPLFCGADRTTLWELHRLSLHFHPSVSLFAKTLLQEDVIQYSGDPLQDFTLMRFLDRFVFRNPKQIKGKQNTDTTVLQPKTRSRGISLAVNSEEFLDKEESQIPVDQIFFYRFFKKRRQENARRRRPKRGDDTESLEDIDDDEFEKILDLCEQDSYFAEFADEGLDFAGNMSGDTRKKSGKKDGDESDASEDLDDLDELDDEEVSLGSMDEEDFGEDLDEEGGTFMEPAGDFADEDELEDDDEQDVDFDEEVDVPDVTPCSKKVKRKASEALDFTRTFAGKKKKKGEKGTAMFAAAEEFGCLLDDNAGAKFDNIGLNAMANKDKAGVKQLKWESQRDDWIHDRDAKTLRKKKATFNKRKRFARGNKTSMMMGNKKKRK; encoded by the exons ATGGCCGCCAAAAACAAGCACAGAAAAAAGTTCAACCCGAGCAAAAAGGGGATAAACCAGTCGGAAGATAACAATATGGAGGAAGATTCCGACGACGAAAGGGACAATCAGACAGAGATGGTAGACAATAGACATCAGGCGGAGCCGGACGAGTTTAATCTCGAGGAGGTTCTGCGGCTCGGCGGAACTAAG GCCGACTACATACTCCTGGCCAACTTGGACGAGTCCAACGTGTTGGTGGACGGAGGGAAGCAAGGCGCCATAGATGACCTGGAAGAAGGAGAACTAGAAAAGTTTATCATAAATTTGGGCGTTCGGAATTTTACCAACTTGCAGATTGTCCCAGACGAGACAGAAGAAAAAGCAGTTCAGAAGAAGGAGACGAAAACGTCCAAAGCGGAGAAACCTGCTGAGGGAAAAGCTTCCAAGCCACAACAGAAGCCTTCCCAGGAGCAGAAGAAGACGAAGAAAGGAaaagcggcggcgacgtctgtgAAACGAGCCAAACAAAACGTGTTTGAGTTCCATCAGAGGACTATTCTACTGATCAGACCCGGAGGCAAATGGCATGACCTGGAATATTGTGCAGAAGGATCCACGGTAGCGCAGGATCCTGCCTTGGTGTCGTCTTACAAGACGCTGGCTCAGCGTCTTTACGAAACTGAAGTGGCGCTGTACAAGAACAAGAAAAACCTGCAGAAAGGAGCCAACTCAGCCTGGATGAAGACGGTGGTCTCGGCTGGCGTTCTGGCCGACAGGATGGCGGCTATGACCGTCCTGATCCAGGACGCCCCGGTGCATATGTTAGAACACGTGGAGAACCTGGTGTCCATGGTGAAGAAAAAGGGCAACCGACGGATGGGCCTGATGGCACTGGACACGGTGCGGGAGCTGTTCCTGTCCGACCTGCTGCCGGAGAACAGGAAGCTGCGGCCCTTCGACCAGCGCCCGTTCGACAAGCTGGAGGAGCTGGCGAGCGGCAACCGCGACGCCCGAGACCGCCGTCTTATCCTCTGGTACTTTGAGCACCACCTGAAGCACCACGTGGCTGAGTTTGTGGCCGCGTTGGACGTGGTGGCCCACGACACGGTGGCGGCCACCAAGGCCAAGGCGCTGGCCACCGTGCACGAGCTCCTGTGCCAGCGGCCAGAGCAGGAGCGGGCGCTGCTGGTCCAGCTGGTCAACAAGCTGGGCGACCCCGAGTACAAGATGGCGGCCAAGGCCTCGCACCTGCTGGAGACGCTGCTGCACCAGCACCCCAACATGAAGGCGGTGGTGTGCTGCGAGGTGGAGCGCCTCATGTTCCGCTCCAACATCAGCGCCAAGGCTCAGTACTACGCCATCTGCTTCCTCAGCCAAGTGCACCTGAGCCTCGAGGAGGACGCGCTGGCCACCAAGCTCATTGCCATCTACTTCTCCTTCTTCCGCACctgcgtgggcaagaaggaggtGGAGTCCAAGATGCTGAGCGCGCTGCTGTCGGGCGTCAACCGGGCGTACCCGTACACCAGCCGTGGTGACGAGAAGGTGAAGGAGCAGATGGACACGCTGTTCAAAGTGGTCCACCTGGTCAAGTTCAACACGGCCGTGCAGGCCCTCATGCTGCTCTTCCAAGTCATGGACTCCCAGCAGAGTGTCTCTGACCGCTACTACGTGGCCTTGTATAG GAAGCTCCTTGATGCGAGTCTGTCGACATCTACCCATCAGAACATGTTCCTCAACCTGCTGTACAAGTCGCTGAAGGCCGACACGGTTCTGCGCCGCGTCAAAGCCTTCATCAAGCGTCTGCTGCAGGTCAGCGCCGATCAAGGGGCCGACTTTGCCTGCGGCGCCCTCTTCCTGGTCTCCGAGGTCATGCGGGACAAGCCGGGACTCAAGACGCTGCTGCAGGAGGCCGGG GACGGGGAAGAGGCGTTCAAAGACCTCCCTGAAGAAAAGGGCCCAGAAGACGACGACGAGGAGCGCTTCGCCGACGCCGACAAGATGGAGGACGTCACGCCGAGCGTGCAGGAGATCAAACTTGCACCGTCGTGGGTGCATCATCAGAACCTGGAAG GTGCGAAGCAAGTGCAGACGACGTACGACCCGCTGCACAGGAATCCGTTATTCTGCGGCGCAGACCGCACCACCTTGTGGGAACTTCACCGA TTGTCGCTGCACTTCCACCCGTCTGTGTCGCTCTTCGCCAAAACGCTTTTGCAG GAGGATGTGATCCAGTACTCCGGCGACCCTCTGCAGGACTTCACTCTCATGCGCTTCCTCGATAGATTTGTCTTCAGAAACCCCAAACAGATCAAGGGCAAAC AAAACACGGACACGACGGTGTTGCAGCCTAAAACCAGATCACGCGGCATCTCTTTAGCAG TGAACAGCGAAGAGTTCCTGGATAAAgaagaaagtcaaattcctGTGGACCAAATCTTCTTTTATCG CTTCTTCAAGAAGCGCCGGCAGGAgaacgcgcgccgccgccggcccaAGAGGGGCGACGACACCGAGAGCCTGGAGGATATCGACGACGACGAGTTTGAGAAGATTCTCG ACTTGTGCGAACAGGACTCGTACTTTGCCGAGTTCGCAGACGAAGGCTTGGACTTTGCCGG GAACATGTCGGGCGACACAAGGAAAAAAAGCGGAAAAAAAGATGGGGACGAGTCGGACGCGTCGGAGGACTTGGACGACTTGGACGAGCTGGACGACGAGGAGGTGTCGCTGGGCAGCATGGACGAGGAAGACTTTGGGGAAGACCTGGATGAAGAAGGAGGAACCTTCATGGAGCCTGCCGGAGATTTTGCTGATGAAGACG AACTGGAAGATGATGACGAGCAAGATGTCGACTTTG ATGAAGAAGTTGATGTTCCAGATGTGACACCGTGTTCCAAGAAAGTCAAGAGGAAGGCGAGCGAAGCGCTGGACTTCACACGGACTTTTG caggaaagaagaaaaagaaaggagaAAAAGGAACGGCCATGTTTGCAGCGGCTGAGGAG TTTGGCTGCCTGCTGGATGATAACGCCGGCGCCAAGTTTGATAACATCGGACTGAACGCCATGGCCAACAAGGACAAAGCAG GCGTGAAGCAGCTCAAGTGGGAGAGCCAACGCGACGACTGGATCCACGACCGCGACGCCAAGACGCTGCGAAAGAAGAAGGCCACCTTCAACAAGAGGAAGCGCTTTGCACGTGGCAACAAGACCTCCATGATGATGGGGAACAAAAAGAAGCGGAAATAA
- the cebpz gene encoding CCAAT/enhancer-binding protein zeta isoform X2, with product MAAKNKHRKKFNPSKKGINQSEDNNMEEDSDDERDNQTEMVDNRHQAEPDEFNLEEVLRLGGTKADYILLANLDESNVLVDGGKQGAIDDLEEGELEKFIINLGVRNFTNLQIVPDETEEKAVQKKETKTSKAEKPAEGKASKPQQKPSQEQKKTKKGKAAATSVKRAKQNVFEFHQRTILLIRPGGKWHDLEYCAEGSTVAQDPALVSSYKTLAQRLYETEVALYKNKKNLQKGANSAWMKTVVSAGVLADRMAAMTVLIQDAPVHMLEHVENLVSMVKKKGNRRMGLMALDTVRELFLSDLLPENRKLRPFDQRPFDKLEELASGNRDARDRRLILWYFEHHLKHHVAEFVAALDVVAHDTVAATKAKALATVHELLCQRPEQERALLVQLVNKLGDPEYKMAAKASHLLETLLHQHPNMKAVVCCEVERLMFRSNISAKAQYYAICFLSQVHLSLEEDALATKLIAIYFSFFRTCVGKKEVESKMLSALLSGVNRAYPYTSRGDEKVKEQMDTLFKVVHLVKFNTAVQALMLLFQVMDSQQSVSDRYYVALYRKLLDASLSTSTHQNMFLNLLYKSLKADTVLRRVKAFIKRLLQVSADQGADFACGALFLVSEVMRDKPGLKTLLQEAGDGEEAFKDLPEEKGPEDDDEERFADADKMEDVTPSVQEIKLAPSWVHHQNLEGAKQVQTTYDPLHRNPLFCGADRTTLWELHRLSLHFHPSVSLFAKTLLQEDVIQYSGDPLQDFTLMRFLDRFVFRNPKQIKGKQNTDTTVLQPKTRSRGISLAVNSEEFLDKEESQIPVDQIFFYRFFKKRRQENARRRRPKRGDDTESLEDIDDDEFEKILDLCEQDSYFAEFADEGLDFAGNMSGDTRKKSGKKDGDESDASEDLDDLDELDDEEVSLGSMDEEDFGEDLDEEGGTFMEPAGDFADEDELEDDDEQDVDFDEEVDVPDVTPCSKKVKRKASEALDFTRTFGKKKKKGEKGTAMFAAAEEFGCLLDDNAGAKFDNIGLNAMANKDKAGVKQLKWESQRDDWIHDRDAKTLRKKKATFNKRKRFARGNKTSMMMGNKKKRK from the exons ATGGCCGCCAAAAACAAGCACAGAAAAAAGTTCAACCCGAGCAAAAAGGGGATAAACCAGTCGGAAGATAACAATATGGAGGAAGATTCCGACGACGAAAGGGACAATCAGACAGAGATGGTAGACAATAGACATCAGGCGGAGCCGGACGAGTTTAATCTCGAGGAGGTTCTGCGGCTCGGCGGAACTAAG GCCGACTACATACTCCTGGCCAACTTGGACGAGTCCAACGTGTTGGTGGACGGAGGGAAGCAAGGCGCCATAGATGACCTGGAAGAAGGAGAACTAGAAAAGTTTATCATAAATTTGGGCGTTCGGAATTTTACCAACTTGCAGATTGTCCCAGACGAGACAGAAGAAAAAGCAGTTCAGAAGAAGGAGACGAAAACGTCCAAAGCGGAGAAACCTGCTGAGGGAAAAGCTTCCAAGCCACAACAGAAGCCTTCCCAGGAGCAGAAGAAGACGAAGAAAGGAaaagcggcggcgacgtctgtgAAACGAGCCAAACAAAACGTGTTTGAGTTCCATCAGAGGACTATTCTACTGATCAGACCCGGAGGCAAATGGCATGACCTGGAATATTGTGCAGAAGGATCCACGGTAGCGCAGGATCCTGCCTTGGTGTCGTCTTACAAGACGCTGGCTCAGCGTCTTTACGAAACTGAAGTGGCGCTGTACAAGAACAAGAAAAACCTGCAGAAAGGAGCCAACTCAGCCTGGATGAAGACGGTGGTCTCGGCTGGCGTTCTGGCCGACAGGATGGCGGCTATGACCGTCCTGATCCAGGACGCCCCGGTGCATATGTTAGAACACGTGGAGAACCTGGTGTCCATGGTGAAGAAAAAGGGCAACCGACGGATGGGCCTGATGGCACTGGACACGGTGCGGGAGCTGTTCCTGTCCGACCTGCTGCCGGAGAACAGGAAGCTGCGGCCCTTCGACCAGCGCCCGTTCGACAAGCTGGAGGAGCTGGCGAGCGGCAACCGCGACGCCCGAGACCGCCGTCTTATCCTCTGGTACTTTGAGCACCACCTGAAGCACCACGTGGCTGAGTTTGTGGCCGCGTTGGACGTGGTGGCCCACGACACGGTGGCGGCCACCAAGGCCAAGGCGCTGGCCACCGTGCACGAGCTCCTGTGCCAGCGGCCAGAGCAGGAGCGGGCGCTGCTGGTCCAGCTGGTCAACAAGCTGGGCGACCCCGAGTACAAGATGGCGGCCAAGGCCTCGCACCTGCTGGAGACGCTGCTGCACCAGCACCCCAACATGAAGGCGGTGGTGTGCTGCGAGGTGGAGCGCCTCATGTTCCGCTCCAACATCAGCGCCAAGGCTCAGTACTACGCCATCTGCTTCCTCAGCCAAGTGCACCTGAGCCTCGAGGAGGACGCGCTGGCCACCAAGCTCATTGCCATCTACTTCTCCTTCTTCCGCACctgcgtgggcaagaaggaggtGGAGTCCAAGATGCTGAGCGCGCTGCTGTCGGGCGTCAACCGGGCGTACCCGTACACCAGCCGTGGTGACGAGAAGGTGAAGGAGCAGATGGACACGCTGTTCAAAGTGGTCCACCTGGTCAAGTTCAACACGGCCGTGCAGGCCCTCATGCTGCTCTTCCAAGTCATGGACTCCCAGCAGAGTGTCTCTGACCGCTACTACGTGGCCTTGTATAG GAAGCTCCTTGATGCGAGTCTGTCGACATCTACCCATCAGAACATGTTCCTCAACCTGCTGTACAAGTCGCTGAAGGCCGACACGGTTCTGCGCCGCGTCAAAGCCTTCATCAAGCGTCTGCTGCAGGTCAGCGCCGATCAAGGGGCCGACTTTGCCTGCGGCGCCCTCTTCCTGGTCTCCGAGGTCATGCGGGACAAGCCGGGACTCAAGACGCTGCTGCAGGAGGCCGGG GACGGGGAAGAGGCGTTCAAAGACCTCCCTGAAGAAAAGGGCCCAGAAGACGACGACGAGGAGCGCTTCGCCGACGCCGACAAGATGGAGGACGTCACGCCGAGCGTGCAGGAGATCAAACTTGCACCGTCGTGGGTGCATCATCAGAACCTGGAAG GTGCGAAGCAAGTGCAGACGACGTACGACCCGCTGCACAGGAATCCGTTATTCTGCGGCGCAGACCGCACCACCTTGTGGGAACTTCACCGA TTGTCGCTGCACTTCCACCCGTCTGTGTCGCTCTTCGCCAAAACGCTTTTGCAG GAGGATGTGATCCAGTACTCCGGCGACCCTCTGCAGGACTTCACTCTCATGCGCTTCCTCGATAGATTTGTCTTCAGAAACCCCAAACAGATCAAGGGCAAAC AAAACACGGACACGACGGTGTTGCAGCCTAAAACCAGATCACGCGGCATCTCTTTAGCAG TGAACAGCGAAGAGTTCCTGGATAAAgaagaaagtcaaattcctGTGGACCAAATCTTCTTTTATCG CTTCTTCAAGAAGCGCCGGCAGGAgaacgcgcgccgccgccggcccaAGAGGGGCGACGACACCGAGAGCCTGGAGGATATCGACGACGACGAGTTTGAGAAGATTCTCG ACTTGTGCGAACAGGACTCGTACTTTGCCGAGTTCGCAGACGAAGGCTTGGACTTTGCCGG GAACATGTCGGGCGACACAAGGAAAAAAAGCGGAAAAAAAGATGGGGACGAGTCGGACGCGTCGGAGGACTTGGACGACTTGGACGAGCTGGACGACGAGGAGGTGTCGCTGGGCAGCATGGACGAGGAAGACTTTGGGGAAGACCTGGATGAAGAAGGAGGAACCTTCATGGAGCCTGCCGGAGATTTTGCTGATGAAGACG AACTGGAAGATGATGACGAGCAAGATGTCGACTTTG ATGAAGAAGTTGATGTTCCAGATGTGACACCGTGTTCCAAGAAAGTCAAGAGGAAGGCGAGCGAAGCGCTGGACTTCACACGGACTTTTG gaaagaagaaaaagaaaggagaAAAAGGAACGGCCATGTTTGCAGCGGCTGAGGAG TTTGGCTGCCTGCTGGATGATAACGCCGGCGCCAAGTTTGATAACATCGGACTGAACGCCATGGCCAACAAGGACAAAGCAG GCGTGAAGCAGCTCAAGTGGGAGAGCCAACGCGACGACTGGATCCACGACCGCGACGCCAAGACGCTGCGAAAGAAGAAGGCCACCTTCAACAAGAGGAAGCGCTTTGCACGTGGCAACAAGACCTCCATGATGATGGGGAACAAAAAGAAGCGGAAATAA
- the LOC125990533 gene encoding protein CEBPZOS: MSGKPFAPLAKRLMKGIIVVELLGVFGAYALFHAMNTSQDFRSTMKKRFPSILEVYYKSNELAGVTGVRLRDQLDWETDAGGR, from the exons ATGTCTGGCAAACCTTTCGCACCTTTGGCCAAAAGGTTGATGAAGGGAATCATCGTTGTCGAGCTACTCGGAGTCTTCGGTGCATATGCGCTCTTCCACGCCATGAACACTAGCCAAG ATTTTAGAAGCACAATGAAGAAAAGGTTTCCATCCATTCTGGAAG TCTACTACAAGTCCAACGAGCTGGCGGGCGTGACCGGCGTGCGGCTGAGAGACCAATTGGATTGGGAGACAGACGCCGGCGGCCGCTGA